One segment of Herbaspirillum hiltneri N3 DNA contains the following:
- a CDS encoding ABC transporter permease: MTTHDRAKNSAFTLRLRARAGIVLAPVLPTLCALAGALLLFVLFLLVQGKPATEACLLIFQGAFGSMFAWQNTLQRAAPLLLTALCVALPARVGLIVIGGEGALAMGGLFAAVFPSFLPALSPWIMLPAMAIVAMIAGGLWIALCGALRQWRGVNETISSLLLSYIAVALFKHLVEGPLRDPASLNKPSTLPLPEAYLINPLPGLDVHWGLVWGALACVAAWIFLRHSVIGFAMAIAGGNGRTARLVGLPVNRLVLIACAMGGAAAGLAGMFEVAAVHGSANSALLAGYGFSGILVAFAARQNPLAIIVCAVVIGGVEASGSLLQRRLDLPDATTLVLQGLLFCNLLAWEAVTGRLGALKMRWQQQAQPSPATVAETSHV, from the coding sequence ATGACCACACACGACCGCGCGAAAAACAGTGCTTTCACCCTACGGCTCCGGGCCCGTGCCGGCATCGTGCTGGCGCCGGTACTGCCTACGCTGTGCGCGCTGGCCGGTGCACTGTTGCTGTTCGTGCTGTTCCTTCTGGTGCAGGGCAAACCCGCTACCGAAGCCTGCCTGCTGATTTTTCAAGGCGCATTCGGCTCGATGTTCGCCTGGCAAAATACCTTGCAGCGCGCCGCGCCTTTGCTGCTGACCGCGCTGTGCGTGGCGTTGCCTGCCCGCGTCGGCCTGATCGTCATTGGCGGCGAAGGCGCGCTGGCGATGGGCGGTTTGTTTGCCGCGGTGTTCCCGTCATTCCTGCCGGCGCTGTCGCCGTGGATCATGCTGCCGGCCATGGCCATCGTTGCCATGATTGCGGGCGGACTCTGGATCGCGCTGTGCGGCGCCTTGCGCCAATGGCGCGGCGTCAACGAGACCATCTCCAGCCTGCTGCTTTCCTACATCGCGGTCGCGTTGTTCAAGCATCTGGTGGAAGGCCCGCTGCGGGATCCTGCCAGTCTCAACAAACCGTCCACGCTACCGTTGCCCGAAGCCTATCTGATCAATCCGCTACCCGGCCTCGACGTGCATTGGGGATTGGTCTGGGGAGCGCTGGCCTGCGTGGCGGCGTGGATTTTCCTGCGCCATAGCGTCATCGGTTTCGCCATGGCGATTGCCGGCGGCAACGGCCGCACGGCGCGCCTGGTCGGATTGCCGGTCAATCGGCTCGTGCTGATCGCCTGCGCCATGGGAGGCGCAGCGGCGGGCCTGGCCGGCATGTTCGAAGTCGCCGCCGTGCACGGCAGCGCCAATAGCGCGCTGCTGGCAGGCTACGGATTCAGCGGCATCCTGGTGGCCTTCGCGGCGCGCCAGAATCCGCTCGCCATCATCGTCTGCGCGGTTGTCATCGGCGGCGTCGAGGCCAGCGGCAGCCTGCTGCAACGCCGCCTCGATCTGCCCGACGCCACCACGCTGGTGTTGCAGGGACTGCTGTTCTGCAACCTGCTGGCGTGGGAGGCCGTCACCGGCCGCCTCGGCGCCCTGAAGATGCGCTGGCAGCAGCAGGCGCAACCCTCGCCGGCCACCGTCGCGGAGACCAGCCATGTCTGA
- a CDS encoding ABC transporter permease has protein sequence MSDFDFTTLLLALFAGAIRVGTPFLFVSLGECLTEKGGRVNLGLEGILVCGAMTGYAVSFFSGSAWLGVLAAGVSGMLLGTLHGLVCSLPRVNDIAFGIALMLLGTGLAFFLGKPFIQPQAAMLPSIDLGGWSSNPSIHHALQINALFVIGVLLAAALQWGLSSTSWGLALRLVGDHAETARALGYRINLTRVVATACGGFLAAVGGAYLSLYYPGSWNEGLSSGQGLMAVALVIFARWQPLRCLLAALLFGAAGALGPALQAVGVTSGYYLFNAAPYALTLLIMILTCRPDRTLSSAPGELSLTR, from the coding sequence ATGTCTGATTTCGATTTCACCACCTTACTGCTGGCCTTGTTCGCCGGCGCCATCCGGGTCGGCACGCCCTTCCTCTTCGTCAGTCTCGGCGAATGTCTGACAGAAAAAGGCGGCCGCGTGAATCTCGGCCTGGAAGGCATCCTGGTCTGCGGCGCGATGACCGGCTATGCGGTGTCGTTCTTCTCGGGCTCGGCCTGGCTGGGCGTGCTGGCGGCAGGCGTGTCCGGCATGTTGCTAGGGACCTTGCACGGGCTCGTGTGTTCGCTGCCACGGGTCAATGACATCGCCTTCGGCATTGCGCTGATGCTGCTCGGCACCGGCCTCGCGTTCTTCCTCGGCAAGCCGTTCATCCAGCCGCAAGCCGCGATGCTGCCGTCCATCGATCTCGGCGGCTGGAGCAGCAATCCGTCCATCCATCACGCGCTGCAAATCAACGCCTTGTTCGTGATCGGCGTCCTGCTGGCGGCGGCGCTGCAATGGGGCCTGTCGAGCACCAGCTGGGGACTGGCGCTGCGCCTGGTCGGCGACCACGCCGAGACCGCACGCGCGCTCGGCTATCGCATCAATCTGACACGCGTCGTCGCCACGGCTTGCGGCGGCTTTCTGGCGGCGGTGGGCGGTGCTTATCTTTCGCTCTACTACCCCGGCAGCTGGAACGAAGGCCTGTCCAGCGGGCAAGGCCTGATGGCGGTGGCGCTGGTGATTTTCGCGCGCTGGCAGCCGCTGCGCTGCCTGTTGGCCGCGCTGCTGTTCGGCGCCGCCGGCGCACTCGGCCCGGCCTTGCAGGCAGTCGGCGTGACCTCGGGCTACTACCTGTTCAACGCCGCGCCTTATGCGCTGACCTTGCTGATCATGATCCTGACCTGCCGCCCCGACCGCACGTTGTCGAGCGCGCCGGGCGAACTCAGCCTCACACGATAA
- the biuH gene encoding biuret amidohydrolase — translation MSELFIQSEPYPWPYDGALKPGNTALVVIDMQTDFCGIGGYVDKMGYDLSLTRAPIAPIRNVLSAMRAGGYTIIHTREGHRPDLSDLPANKRWRSRRIGANGAGIGDEGPCGKILVRGEPGWEIIPELAPLPGEIIIDKPGKGSFCATDLELVLHTRGIRNLILTGITTDVCVHTTMREANDRGFECVMLADCCGATDHNNHLAALSMIKMQGGVFGAVSDSSSLLQAIGK, via the coding sequence ATGTCCGAATTGTTCATCCAGTCCGAACCCTACCCGTGGCCCTACGACGGTGCGCTCAAGCCGGGCAACACGGCGCTGGTCGTGATCGACATGCAGACTGATTTCTGCGGCATCGGCGGCTACGTCGACAAGATGGGCTACGACCTGTCGCTCACGCGCGCACCGATCGCGCCGATCAGGAATGTGCTGAGCGCCATGCGCGCCGGCGGCTACACCATCATCCATACCCGCGAAGGCCATCGTCCCGATTTGTCCGACCTGCCCGCCAACAAGCGCTGGCGCTCGCGCCGGATCGGCGCCAACGGCGCCGGCATCGGCGACGAGGGTCCCTGCGGCAAGATCCTCGTACGTGGTGAACCGGGCTGGGAGATCATTCCGGAACTGGCGCCGTTGCCCGGCGAGATCATCATCGACAAACCCGGCAAGGGCTCGTTCTGCGCCACCGATCTGGAGTTGGTGCTGCACACGCGCGGTATCCGCAACCTGATCCTGACCGGTATCACCACCGACGTCTGCGTCCACACCACCATGCGCGAAGCTAACGACCGCGGCTTCGAATGCGTCATGCTGGCCGACTGCTGCGGGGCCACCGACCACAACAACCACCTGGCTGCGCTGTCGATGATCAAGATGCAGGGCGGCGTGTTCGGCGCGGTATCGGACTCTTCTTCCCTGCTGCAAGCGATAGGAAAATAA
- a CDS encoding ABC transporter ATP-binding protein, with protein sequence MHALELEVIGAGKSFGEFRALDEVSIRIKAGTIHALLGENGAGKSTLVKGLVGYSPLNQGIIQADRREVDIRGPRVPNTLGIGMVYQHFTLAPSLSVAENLLLARGLVRWRIHWNLERQVLEEFMEAMPFRLDLDRLVSSLSAGEKQKLEILKQLYLRRRLLILDEPTSVLTPQEADEVLGLMRDLTRREELTVLMITHKFHEVTAYADDVTVLRKGRLVGSAAVADTSPAELAHWMMGQARVEKEAVARPPVPADAPVGLNVDSLLVLNDRGVTAVNALSLKVRRGEIVGLAGISGNGQKELVEALLGQRRRLSGEVQINGADYRASRAEMRERKVFALPEEPLRNACISGMNVAENMALRNFDVAPFRRSGWLRWSVNRAAMRKQAQALIAAFNVKPPLPERAIGTLSGGNVQRAVLARELGDSTRQEDAVNVLIVANPVFGLDFASVADIHARLLQARALGAAVLLVSEDLDELLELSDRILVMTGGAIVYATEATEAAGADRAELGRWMAGHGGHAEASAHNVHLETA encoded by the coding sequence ATGCACGCGCTCGAGCTGGAAGTCATCGGCGCCGGCAAATCCTTCGGCGAATTCCGTGCGCTGGACGAGGTGTCGATCAGGATCAAGGCCGGCACCATCCATGCGCTGCTGGGCGAAAATGGTGCGGGCAAGAGTACGCTCGTCAAGGGCCTGGTCGGTTACAGCCCGCTTAACCAGGGCATCATCCAGGCCGACCGCCGCGAGGTGGACATCCGCGGCCCGCGCGTGCCGAACACGCTGGGCATCGGCATGGTGTACCAGCACTTCACGCTGGCGCCGAGTCTGTCCGTGGCCGAGAATCTGTTGCTGGCGCGCGGCTTGGTGCGTTGGCGCATCCACTGGAATCTGGAGCGCCAGGTGCTGGAAGAATTCATGGAGGCGATGCCGTTCCGGCTCGACCTCGATCGTCTTGTCAGCAGCCTGTCCGCCGGCGAAAAGCAGAAGCTCGAAATCCTCAAGCAGCTCTACCTGCGCCGTCGTCTGCTGATCCTCGACGAACCGACCTCGGTGCTCACGCCGCAGGAAGCCGACGAAGTGCTCGGCCTCATGCGCGACCTCACGCGCCGCGAAGAACTGACCGTGCTGATGATCACGCACAAATTCCACGAAGTCACCGCCTACGCCGACGATGTCACGGTGCTGCGCAAGGGGCGGCTGGTCGGCAGCGCGGCGGTAGCCGACACCAGTCCGGCCGAACTCGCCCATTGGATGATGGGACAGGCGCGCGTGGAAAAAGAAGCCGTGGCGCGGCCGCCCGTACCCGCCGATGCGCCGGTCGGACTGAATGTGGATTCCTTGCTGGTGCTCAACGACCGCGGCGTCACCGCCGTCAATGCGCTCTCGCTGAAGGTCAGGCGCGGCGAGATCGTCGGCCTGGCAGGCATCTCCGGCAACGGCCAGAAGGAACTGGTGGAAGCCCTGCTCGGCCAGCGCCGCCGCTTGTCCGGCGAGGTGCAAATCAACGGCGCCGATTACCGGGCCAGCCGCGCCGAAATGCGCGAACGCAAGGTCTTCGCGCTGCCGGAAGAGCCGTTGCGCAATGCGTGCATCTCCGGCATGAATGTCGCGGAAAACATGGCATTGCGCAATTTCGACGTAGCCCCGTTTCGCCGTAGCGGCTGGCTGCGCTGGAGCGTCAATCGGGCGGCCATGCGCAAGCAGGCGCAGGCCCTGATCGCCGCTTTCAACGTCAAACCGCCGCTGCCGGAACGCGCCATCGGCACGCTCTCGGGCGGCAACGTGCAACGCGCCGTGCTGGCGCGGGAACTGGGCGACTCGACGCGGCAGGAAGATGCCGTCAATGTCCTGATCGTCGCCAATCCGGTGTTCGGCCTGGACTTCGCATCGGTCGCCGACATCCATGCGCGCCTGCTGCAGGCGCGTGCGCTGGGCGCTGCAGTCTTGCTCGTCAGCGAGGATCTGGATGAGTTGCTGGAGCTGTCGGACCGCATCCTGGTCATGACCGGCGGCGCCATCGTGTACGCCACTGAGGCCACTGAGGCCGCCGGCGCCGACCGCGCCGAACTGGGACGCTGGATGGCGGGGCATGGCGGACATGCGGAAGCATCGGCGCACAACGTTCACCTGGAGACCGCATGA
- a CDS encoding cysteine hydrolase family protein, translating into MITVDAIPYPYQFDSRHTALVVIDMQRDFVEEGGFGSVLGNDVRPLTTIVPTVAKLLALARENGLLVVHTRESHLPDLSDCPPAKLKRGNPALGIGDEGPMGRILVRGEPGNQILPLLAPQDGELVIDKPGKGAFYATGLHTELQARGVTHLLFAGVTTEVCVQTSMREANDRGYECLIVEDACASYFPVFHQATLAMLTAQGGIVGWQAPLSTLQTAFKETSGETTS; encoded by the coding sequence ATGATTACCGTCGATGCCATCCCTTACCCCTACCAGTTCGACAGCCGCCACACGGCGCTGGTGGTGATCGACATGCAGCGCGATTTCGTCGAGGAAGGCGGCTTCGGCAGCGTGCTCGGCAACGATGTGCGGCCGCTGACCACCATCGTGCCGACGGTGGCGAAACTGCTGGCGCTGGCGCGGGAAAACGGCCTGCTGGTCGTCCACACCCGCGAATCGCATTTGCCGGATCTGTCCGATTGCCCGCCGGCCAAGCTCAAACGCGGCAATCCCGCGCTGGGCATTGGCGACGAAGGTCCGATGGGACGCATCCTGGTGCGCGGCGAACCGGGCAACCAGATCCTGCCGCTGCTGGCGCCGCAAGACGGCGAACTGGTGATCGACAAACCCGGCAAGGGCGCCTTCTACGCCACCGGCCTGCATACGGAACTGCAAGCGCGCGGCGTCACGCATCTGCTGTTTGCCGGCGTCACGACGGAAGTCTGCGTGCAGACTTCGATGCGCGAAGCCAACGATCGCGGCTACGAATGCCTGATCGTCGAAGATGCCTGCGCCAGTTACTTTCCCGTCTTCCACCAGGCCACGCTGGCCATGCTGACCGCCCAGGGCGGCATCGTCGGCTGGCAAGCGCCGCTGTCGACCCTGCAAACCGCATTCAAGGAAACCTCCGGAGAAACCACATCATGA
- the hpxZ gene encoding oxalurate catabolism protein HpxZ, with protein MSPQVNLPHIVEEVAQAFADYEHALLIHDVPALDRWFWYDPQTVRYGVGEILLGGEAIRQYRRSCAPVHPSRTLQRTVVTTFGSDYATVSTEFTGADSDKIGRQMQTWVRMDAGWRIVAAHVSLMP; from the coding sequence ATGAGTCCGCAAGTCAATCTGCCGCATATCGTGGAAGAGGTGGCGCAGGCCTTCGCCGACTACGAACACGCCCTGCTGATCCACGACGTACCCGCACTAGACCGCTGGTTCTGGTACGACCCGCAGACGGTGCGCTACGGCGTCGGCGAAATCCTGCTCGGCGGCGAAGCGATCCGCCAGTACCGCCGGAGCTGCGCGCCGGTACATCCTTCTCGCACGCTGCAGCGCACGGTGGTCACGACCTTTGGCAGCGACTATGCTACTGTCAGCACCGAGTTTACCGGCGCGGACTCCGATAAAATCGGCCGCCAGATGCAAACCTGGGTGCGCATGGACGCGGGCTGGCGTATCGTCGCCGCCCATGTCAGCCTGATGCCGTAA
- a CDS encoding GntR family transcriptional regulator encodes MTVTAANPLAEQVYNRLKEDIFNFRLLPGDNFTETEMALSYGVSRTPLRDALFRMQREGYLDVGFRRGWKVRPIDFDRLDNLYDLRIVLEMAALERLCQNPDPAPGLLALNAVWLVPEEERESEAVKVAELDESFHTNLVAAAGNEEMTRIHTEVTEKIRIVRRLDFLKKNRVLATYEEHGKILKLIAKRKATEAQILLRAHITQSKLEVRKITIWMLAEARQEQLKTLP; translated from the coding sequence ATGACCGTAACTGCTGCAAATCCGCTCGCTGAACAGGTTTACAACCGGCTCAAGGAAGACATCTTCAATTTCCGCCTGCTGCCGGGGGACAATTTCACCGAAACCGAAATGGCGCTGTCCTACGGCGTCTCGCGTACACCGCTGCGCGACGCCTTGTTCCGGATGCAGCGCGAGGGCTATCTGGACGTCGGTTTCCGCCGCGGCTGGAAGGTGCGGCCGATCGATTTCGACCGGCTCGACAATCTTTACGACCTGCGCATCGTGCTGGAAATGGCCGCGCTGGAGCGACTGTGCCAGAACCCCGATCCGGCGCCCGGCCTGCTGGCGCTCAATGCCGTCTGGCTGGTACCCGAAGAAGAACGCGAAAGCGAAGCCGTCAAGGTGGCCGAGCTCGACGAGAGCTTCCACACCAACCTGGTCGCCGCCGCCGGCAATGAGGAAATGACGCGCATCCACACGGAAGTGACGGAAAAGATCCGTATCGTGCGTCGCCTCGACTTCCTCAAGAAGAACCGCGTGCTGGCGACCTATGAAGAACACGGCAAGATCCTCAAGCTGATCGCCAAGCGCAAGGCCACCGAAGCGCAAATCCTGCTGCGCGCCCACATCACGCAAAGCAAGCTGGAAGTGCGCAAGATCACGATCTGGATGCTGGCCGAGGCGCGTCAGGAACAACTGAAAACGCTGCCTTAG
- a CDS encoding GNAT family N-acetyltransferase yields MHIEIDDLSRPEIHALLEEHLRNMREISPPESVHALDLDKLRSPDITFWTAWEGPALIGCGALKELDSLHGEIKSMRTPEALRRKGAGRAMLTHILEQARARGYERVSLETGSFDAFKPARQLYESVGFVYCGPFGTYCEDPSSMFMSLRL; encoded by the coding sequence ATGCACATAGAAATCGACGATCTTTCACGCCCGGAAATTCACGCCTTGCTCGAAGAGCATTTGCGCAATATGCGCGAGATATCGCCTCCCGAGAGCGTGCATGCACTCGATCTGGACAAGCTGCGCAGTCCGGACATCACGTTCTGGACGGCGTGGGAGGGACCGGCCCTGATTGGTTGCGGCGCGCTCAAGGAGCTCGATAGCCTGCATGGCGAGATCAAGTCCATGCGCACCCCCGAGGCGCTGCGTCGCAAAGGCGCAGGCCGGGCGATGCTGACGCATATTCTCGAGCAGGCCAGAGCGCGCGGTTATGAGCGTGTCAGTCTGGAGACCGGATCATTCGATGCATTCAAGCCGGCGCGGCAACTCTATGAGAGCGTGGGGTTCGTTTACTGCGGCCCGTTCGGGACTTACTGCGAGGATCCGAGCAGCATGTTCATGAGTTTGCGTCTGTAG
- a CDS encoding bifunctional riboflavin kinase/FAD synthetase, translating into MKVFRGLPNAESRAPCALTIGNFDGVHRGHQALLAQVREAATRLNLDAAVMTFEPHPREFFAQLASTPEKAPPRIANLRDKLQSLSNAGVDRVIVEHFNANFAALSPQDFIEKILIQGLHVRWLLVGEDFCFGSRRAGNIQTLIEAGKQYGFEVHTMPNVNNDGVRISSSAIRAALAKADFPHARQLLGHAYAISGHVVHGKKLGRTIGFPTLNMRVSHKHPALSGIFIVQVHGLGDKPLPAVASLGVRPTVDDSGRVLLETHIFDYSGDCYGKLLRVEFLKKLRDEEKYVDLPTLTAAIERDAQQARAWFKEQASFAVSATDRI; encoded by the coding sequence ATGAAGGTATTTCGCGGACTTCCCAATGCCGAATCGCGTGCGCCCTGCGCGCTGACGATCGGCAACTTCGACGGCGTGCACCGTGGCCACCAGGCGCTGCTGGCGCAGGTGCGCGAAGCGGCCACCCGCCTGAACCTGGATGCCGCCGTGATGACGTTCGAACCGCATCCGCGCGAGTTCTTCGCGCAGTTGGCCAGCACCCCTGAAAAAGCCCCGCCACGCATCGCCAACCTGCGCGACAAGCTGCAATCGCTGTCCAACGCCGGTGTCGATCGCGTCATCGTCGAGCATTTCAACGCCAACTTCGCGGCCCTGTCGCCGCAAGACTTCATCGAAAAGATCCTGATTCAGGGCCTGCATGTGCGCTGGCTGCTGGTGGGCGAAGATTTCTGCTTCGGCTCGCGCCGCGCCGGCAATATCCAGACGCTGATCGAGGCCGGCAAGCAATACGGTTTTGAAGTGCACACCATGCCGAACGTGAACAACGACGGCGTGCGGATTTCGTCGTCGGCGATCCGCGCGGCGCTGGCGAAGGCGGACTTCCCGCACGCGCGCCAGTTGCTGGGCCATGCGTATGCGATCTCCGGCCACGTGGTGCACGGCAAGAAACTCGGCCGCACCATCGGTTTCCCGACGCTGAACATGCGCGTGAGCCACAAGCATCCGGCGCTGTCGGGCATCTTCATCGTGCAGGTGCACGGACTGGGCGACAAGCCGTTGCCGGCCGTCGCCAGCCTGGGCGTGCGTCCGACCGTGGATGACAGCGGTCGCGTGCTGCTGGAAACGCATATCTTCGATTACAGCGGCGACTGCTACGGCAAGCTGCTGCGCGTGGAATTCCTGAAGAAATTGCGCGACGAAGAGAAATACGTCGACCTGCCGACATTGACGGCAGCCATTGAGCGCGATGCGCAACAGGCGCGTGCCTGGTTCAAGGAACAGGCGAGTTTCGCCGTGTCCGCCACCGATCGAATTTGA
- the ileS gene encoding isoleucine--tRNA ligase, which translates to MSNNESSKPNKPGKPEGKPVSKYPVNMTETAFPMRGDLAKREPQWVKEWQSKKLYQRIRKASADRPKFILHDGPPYANGEIHLGHAVNKILKDMIVKARNMAGFDAQYVPGWDCHGMPIEIQIEKKYGKNLPVAEVQAKARAYANEQIELQKKDFIRLGVLGEWDNPYKTMNFSNEADELRALGTILEKGYVYRGLKPVNWCFDCGSALAEAEVEYQDKRDPAIDVGFPFAEHDKIAKAFGLSKLPTDKGYIVIWTTTPWTIPSNQALNVHPEFDYALVQTERNGEPTLLILANDLVEASLQRYGLEGKVIATTKGEALSLIAFHHPLAKADPGYDRLSPIYLGDYVTADSGTGIVHSAPAYGIEDFVSCKAHGMKDDDIISPVMGDGRYASSLPLFAGLTIWEASKPICAKLEEVGSLFKLVMFDHSYMHCWRHKTPIIYRATSQWFASMDNTPKDGGKSLRETALQGIEDTAFFPAWGKARLHGMIANRPDWTLSRQRQWGVPMAFFVHKETGLLHPRTPELLEQIAQRIEQGGIEAWQALDPKELLGDEADQYLKNKDTLDVWFDSGSTHQTVLRGSHKQELQFPADLYLEGSDQHRGWFHSSLLTSSMLNGRAPYKALLTHGFVVDGEGRKMSKSLKNGVEPQKVADSLGAEILRLWVASSDYSGEISISDEILKRVTEAYRRIRNTLRFLLANTADFDMAKNAVPVAEMLEIDRYAIANMANLQKEILAHYETYEFHPVVSKLQMYCSEDLGGFYLDILKDRLYTSGVDSHARRSAQTAIWHITQALLRLMAPTLSFTAEEAWSFFASKEAFADSSETIFTQTYYTLPEVAQADALVAKFNVLHEVRAAVTKQLEEVRIAGNIGSSLQAEVELKVSGDKVALLQSLGDDLKFVLITSAAKVTAVAAEADEAIVVTPSANQKCERCWHYRADVGSHPEHEGLCGRCVANLFGRGEDRHFA; encoded by the coding sequence ATGTCGAACAACGAATCCTCCAAGCCAAACAAGCCGGGCAAACCTGAAGGCAAGCCGGTCAGCAAATATCCGGTCAACATGACCGAGACCGCGTTCCCGATGCGCGGCGACCTGGCCAAGCGCGAGCCGCAATGGGTCAAGGAATGGCAAAGCAAGAAGCTGTATCAGCGCATCCGCAAGGCGTCGGCGGATCGTCCGAAGTTCATCCTGCATGACGGCCCGCCGTACGCCAACGGTGAGATCCATCTGGGGCACGCCGTCAACAAGATCTTGAAAGACATGATCGTCAAGGCCCGCAACATGGCCGGATTCGACGCGCAATACGTGCCGGGCTGGGATTGCCACGGCATGCCGATCGAAATCCAGATCGAAAAGAAGTACGGCAAGAACCTGCCGGTGGCCGAAGTGCAAGCCAAAGCGCGCGCTTATGCCAACGAACAGATCGAGCTGCAAAAGAAGGATTTCATCCGCCTGGGCGTGCTGGGCGAATGGGACAATCCGTACAAGACCATGAATTTCTCCAACGAGGCCGACGAGCTGCGCGCGCTCGGCACGATCCTGGAAAAAGGTTACGTCTATCGCGGCCTGAAGCCGGTCAACTGGTGTTTCGATTGCGGCTCGGCGCTGGCGGAAGCGGAAGTGGAATACCAGGACAAGCGCGACCCGGCCATCGACGTCGGCTTCCCGTTTGCGGAACACGACAAGATCGCCAAGGCCTTCGGCCTCTCCAAGCTGCCGACGGACAAGGGCTACATCGTCATCTGGACCACCACGCCGTGGACCATCCCGTCCAACCAGGCGCTGAACGTACACCCGGAATTCGACTATGCGCTGGTGCAGACCGAGCGCAACGGCGAACCGACCTTGCTGATCTTGGCCAACGACCTGGTCGAAGCCAGCCTGCAACGCTACGGACTGGAAGGCAAGGTCATCGCCACCACCAAGGGTGAAGCGCTGTCGCTGATCGCCTTCCATCATCCGCTGGCGAAGGCCGATCCCGGTTACGACCGCTTGTCGCCGATCTACCTCGGCGACTACGTGACCGCCGACAGCGGCACCGGCATCGTCCACTCGGCGCCGGCCTACGGTATCGAAGACTTCGTCTCGTGCAAGGCGCACGGCATGAAGGATGACGACATCATCAGCCCGGTCATGGGCGACGGCCGCTACGCCTCGTCGCTGCCGCTGTTCGCCGGCCTGACGATCTGGGAAGCCTCCAAGCCGATCTGCGCCAAGCTGGAAGAAGTCGGCTCGCTGTTCAAGCTGGTGATGTTCGACCATAGCTACATGCATTGCTGGCGCCACAAGACGCCGATCATCTATCGTGCGACGTCGCAATGGTTTGCGAGCATGGACAACACGCCGAAAGATGGCGGCAAGAGCCTGCGCGAAACCGCGCTGCAAGGCATCGAGGACACCGCTTTCTTCCCGGCATGGGGCAAGGCGCGCCTGCACGGCATGATCGCCAACCGTCCCGACTGGACGCTGTCGCGCCAACGCCAATGGGGCGTGCCGATGGCCTTCTTCGTGCACAAGGAAACCGGCCTGCTGCATCCGCGCACGCCCGAACTGCTGGAACAGATCGCCCAGCGTATCGAGCAAGGCGGCATCGAGGCATGGCAGGCTTTGGATCCGAAGGAATTGCTGGGCGATGAAGCCGACCAATACCTGAAGAACAAGGACACGCTGGATGTCTGGTTCGATTCCGGCTCGACTCATCAGACCGTGCTGCGCGGTTCGCACAAGCAGGAGTTGCAATTCCCGGCCGATCTGTATCTGGAAGGTTCGGACCAGCATCGCGGCTGGTTCCACTCCTCGCTGCTGACGTCCTCGATGCTGAACGGTCGCGCGCCGTACAAGGCGCTGCTGACGCACGGTTTCGTGGTCGACGGCGAAGGCCGCAAGATGTCGAAGTCGTTAAAAAACGGGGTCGAGCCGCAAAAGGTCGCCGACTCGCTGGGCGCGGAAATCCTGCGCCTGTGGGTGGCCTCGAGCGATTACTCCGGCGAGATCTCGATCTCCGACGAAATCCTGAAACGGGTCACCGAAGCGTATCGCCGCATCCGCAATACGCTGCGCTTCCTGCTGGCCAACACGGCCGATTTCGACATGGCAAAGAACGCCGTGCCGGTTGCCGAAATGCTGGAGATCGATCGCTATGCGATCGCCAACATGGCCAACCTGCAGAAGGAAATCCTCGCGCATTACGAGACCTATGAATTCCATCCGGTTGTCTCCAAGCTGCAGATGTATTGCTCGGAAGACCTGGGCGGCTTCTACCTCGACATCCTCAAGGACCGGCTGTATACCAGCGGCGTCGATTCGCACGCACGCCGTTCCGCGCAGACCGCGATCTGGCACATCACCCAGGCGCTGCTGCGCCTGATGGCGCCGACGCTGTCGTTCACGGCGGAAGAGGCATGGAGCTTCTTTGCCAGCAAGGAAGCATTTGCCGACAGCAGCGAAACCATTTTCACGCAGACGTATTACACGCTGCCGGAAGTGGCGCAAGCCGACGCGCTGGTGGCCAAGTTCAACGTGCTGCATGAAGTGCGCGCCGCCGTTACCAAGCAACTGGAAGAAGTCCGCATCGCCGGCAACATCGGCTCGTCGCTGCAGGCGGAAGTCGAACTCAAGGTCAGCGGCGACAAGGTGGCGCTGCTGCAAAGCCTGGGCGACGATCTGAAGTTCGTGCTGATCACTTCGGCGGCCAAGGTCACTGCAGTGGCGGCGGAAGCGGACGAAGCTATTGTCGTTACGCCGTCGGCCAATCAGAAATGCGAGCGCTGCTGGCACTATCGCGCCGATGTAGGGTCACACCCCGAGCACGAAGGCCTGTGCGGCCGCTGCGTCGCCAATCTGTTCGGCCGCGGCGAAGACCGCCACTTCGCGTAA